CGTGAAGATACGCAGGACGTCAAACTCAGTTCTTGTTAGGGTCACAAGAGGCTCTTTTCTTTTGTACAGATTAAAATCTTGCGACGACGTCTTCTCGGGGGATTGACTCAAGACATGCCTCCTCGTACAGGGCAAGGACCTTGTCCAGATAGCGCTCGGCGTAGCGGAAGTAGATGTAGAGCCACTCGCCCACGAAGTCGCCCTCGGCCTCCTTGAGGAGGGACCAGAGGTACCAGCACCAGCCGGCCAGCTGGACGTGCGCGAGGTTGTGACGGGTCTCGGCGGCCGTGGGGGCGCGCCCGAAGTAGTCAGCCAGCGCTGCGAGGACCTCGTCCTCGTCGAGCTGGCAGCAGACGCAGAACGTGCCGAAGTCGTTCGCGTAGTCGCTCATGCCGGCGTACTCCCAGTCGATGAGGTAGTACGTGTCGTCCTCGTCGATGAGGAAGTTGAGCTCGAAGAAGTCGTTGTGGTTGAGACAGGTCGGCGCGTTGTCCGCCTTGACGCATCTCTCGAGTCGGTCGACCTTGGCCGCCATCTCCGCGTAGCCGGGGATATCGATGGGACCCCTCTCCAGGAGGAGACCCTCGTAGCGCTTGGCCTCCTCGTAGAAGTCGAAGTGATTCTCGACTTTGGCGCCGCTCTCGTGGAGCGAGCGCGCCATTCTCATGGCGTGGGCAACCTGAGAGGAATCTTTCGAGTCGAGGCCCCTGGCATGGGGGACGAACCGAGAGATCTTCCACCCCCGCGTCGGGTCCTCGTAGATGAACGTGTCGTCAAGTCCCAGGTTTTTTGCCGTCTTGAGTGCTGCGACCTCGCCCCTTCGATCTATGAGGAGCTCCGTGCCCACACCGGGATGGCGGTAGACGTATTCCCCCTCGCCGGTCGCGAAGTGGCATGAGAGGTTCGTTAGGCCCTGTTTGAGAGGGTAGACGTCATGAATCTCGTCCTTGGAGCAGCCGAGTACGCCTTCGATGTTGTCGAAGATATCGGAGTCGACGTTCTGCAGGAAGTGAGGGTCAAATACGCACAGCTCGTCGAGGGAGTCAAACTCGTTGATGGTCCCTTCCGGATAGGGGCGCACGACCATGTCGAGCTCGGTGAGGTGCTCGGCGAGAAGAGCCTCCCAGAGCTTGTCGAAGGTCTCAGGAAGATTGCACTCCGCATCGAGAATCTTGGTGAAGCGCTTGGAGAACGCTCGGTCAAAGTAGGCATGGCCGGTCATATACCAGGAGCCTCTGCCGCCCATGCTGACGGAGACAATCTGACCGCGGGCGCCTGCCTCCATGCACCATTCATCCGTTTGGCCCTCGGACCACTGGGCCGCGTAGTAAGCCTTCCAGACATAGGGCTCAAAAGGGTTTTGGGTGAAGTAGTCATCGGAGGAGCATACGTAGGTGTTGAGGAGCCGATTGCGCACGCACCATAGCGATGCGTTGTTGTTGTGCGAGGCGTATTTCTCGTTCACCACGATTGAGACGCCGTACTTGTCCTCGAGGTAGAAGAAGTACTCCTTCATGTAGCCCACCACTAGGGTGATGCTTGTGATCCCGGCAGTCTGCAGCTGCTCGATCTGCCTCTCGATGAGAATCTCCCCGCGTACCTTGAGCAGCCCCTTGGGCTTCTCGTAGGAGATAGGCGCAAAGCGAGAGGAGAGCCCCGCCGCCAGTATGACGGCGTTGTCCACCTTGTAGGGAAGCAGGGCCTCCAGTCCCGCCGGCGTGAGGCGGCCCGCGGCGACGAGCCCCATGCCCTCGAGCTCGCCTATGGCGGCGCTCACGCTCCCGAGTGAGAGCGCCGCCCACTTCGCAATACTGCGTTGGCGCGCTTCGGGCGAAGCGCGCAGGACGTCAAGAACAGAGAACTGCTTCTTGGTAAGATTCGTTCCGGCTCCCTTCATGTTTCTGAAGAGAGTTTAGGTAATCTGAAAGAAGTGTTCAAGAATAATGAAGTAATCTTAAAAATGAACACAACAAGAGGATGGAGCTAACAATAAGGAAGGGTGCGTAGGAGTAAGGTTAACTAGTTTAGTAGGTAACTAATTCGATTAGTCCAATAGGGAGTGCTTCAGCGTGAGACCCATACCTTCCGAAGAGATTCAGCCCTTGCTTCTTGGGGTTTTAAGGGCGTTTGCACGCTACTGTAACGCTCATGGGCTGCGTTATTTCTTGGACTACGGGACCCTTTTGGGTGCTGTGCGCCATAAGGGCTTCATCCCCTGGGATGACGACGTTGACGTCTCCATGCTTCGAGATGACTACAAGCAGCTCCTGGCGCTAGCGCATGAGTCACCCTATCTTGACACAGAAAAGAAGTATCGAATTCTGCTTCCCGCTGAGCTTCCGAATTTCTATCCTTTTGTCAAGGTCGTGGACGAATCCACACTTGCGTACGAGAAGAACATCAAGCGAGAATATGCTCTGGGTATCTGGCTGGACGTGTTCTGTCTCGTGCACTGCCCCGATGATGCCCAGGCATCCGCGCAGCTATTCTCGCAGCACCATCGATACAAGAAGATGAATGAGCTAGTCGTCTGCGGTAACGCCGTGGGCTCCAGACAAAAAATTCTCTATCCCTTTGCATCGGCGGCGGGCGCGGCTCTTCGACTCGTGGGCAGGGATAGTGAACACTGGGCGCAACGCATGATTGGACTCGTAGAGGGTGCACCGTCCACGGGAGACGCGGTGGGCCAGCTGTCGTGGCCCGATTGTTTTGAGACCGACGTCTTCCCATCGTCATGGTGGGATGATGTGGTGGAGCTCGAGTTCGAGGGGGAGCGTTTCACGGTGCCTCGTGCCTATCATGAGGTGCTTCAGAAGCACTATGGTGACTACATGGAACTGCCCCCGGAGAAGGACCGTGTCCGCCATGATTTTGAGGCGTACTATCGAGGAGAACGTACGGCCTAAAAAAGGACGGAATCATACGAGGGGCGCTTGATGGCAAAGACCATGACGATTTTCACCCCAACGTACAATCGGGGCTACATCATCGGGGAGCTCTACCAAAGCCTTCTCGCTCAGACCAGCCAGGACTTCTGCTGGCTGGTCGTTGATGACGGATCCACCGACGATACGGCATCCGTTATCTCCGGATTCATTGAAGAGGGCAGACTGGAAATCACGTACCTCCACCAGGAGAACGGTGGCAAGCAGCGGGCCCACAACACGGGCGTAGCCGCCTGTGCGACGGAACTGTTCTTCTGCGTTGACTCGGATGATACGCTCGTTTCCTCGGCCGTACAGGATGTCCTCGAGCTGTGGGGCAGATGTCGTGAGGATTCCTCCCTTGCGGGCGTCATCGCCATGAGGGGGCGTTCCGTAAAGGAGCCCATGGGCACCTGGTTTCCCAAGGGGCTCACAAGGACGACCATGTGGGATCTCTACTACAAGTGGCATCACAGGGGGGATACGGCCCCAAT
This is a stretch of genomic DNA from Thermophilibacter immobilis. It encodes these proteins:
- a CDS encoding phosphotransferase gives rise to the protein MKGAGTNLTKKQFSVLDVLRASPEARQRSIAKWAALSLGSVSAAIGELEGMGLVAAGRLTPAGLEALLPYKVDNAVILAAGLSSRFAPISYEKPKGLLKVRGEILIERQIEQLQTAGITSITLVVGYMKEYFFYLEDKYGVSIVVNEKYASHNNNASLWCVRNRLLNTYVCSSDDYFTQNPFEPYVWKAYYAAQWSEGQTDEWCMEAGARGQIVSVSMGGRGSWYMTGHAYFDRAFSKRFTKILDAECNLPETFDKLWEALLAEHLTELDMVVRPYPEGTINEFDSLDELCVFDPHFLQNVDSDIFDNIEGVLGCSKDEIHDVYPLKQGLTNLSCHFATGEGEYVYRHPGVGTELLIDRRGEVAALKTAKNLGLDDTFIYEDPTRGWKISRFVPHARGLDSKDSSQVAHAMRMARSLHESGAKVENHFDFYEEAKRYEGLLLERGPIDIPGYAEMAAKVDRLERCVKADNAPTCLNHNDFFELNFLIDEDDTYYLIDWEYAGMSDYANDFGTFCVCCQLDEDEVLAALADYFGRAPTAAETRHNLAHVQLAGWCWYLWSLLKEAEGDFVGEWLYIYFRYAERYLDKVLALYEEACLESIPREDVVARF
- a CDS encoding LicD family protein, translated to MRPIPSEEIQPLLLGVLRAFARYCNAHGLRYFLDYGTLLGAVRHKGFIPWDDDVDVSMLRDDYKQLLALAHESPYLDTEKKYRILLPAELPNFYPFVKVVDESTLAYEKNIKREYALGIWLDVFCLVHCPDDAQASAQLFSQHHRYKKMNELVVCGNAVGSRQKILYPFASAAGAALRLVGRDSEHWAQRMIGLVEGAPSTGDAVGQLSWPDCFETDVFPSSWWDDVVELEFEGERFTVPRAYHEVLQKHYGDYMELPPEKDRVRHDFEAYYRGERTA
- a CDS encoding glycosyltransferase family 2 protein, translating into MAKTMTIFTPTYNRGYIIGELYQSLLAQTSQDFCWLVVDDGSTDDTASVISGFIEEGRLEITYLHQENGGKQRAHNTGVAACATELFFCVDSDDTLVSSAVQDVLELWGRCREDSSLAGVIAMRGRSVKEPMGTWFPKGLTRTTMWDLYYKWHHRGDTAPIYRTELLRAFPYVVEPSEKFIGETYVYHQIDQHYELAVLDKIIWICEYLPDGYTSHVRQVTRENPRGYMRLKRLFLDYSDTFRLKAENTSLYLVGAYFAGCFDEAYRGLPNKPLATLCAPLAFLLAKTVYRSR